Proteins found in one Anaeromicrobium sediminis genomic segment:
- the rbsB gene encoding ribose ABC transporter substrate-binding protein RbsB, giving the protein MKKIISILLVALLVVGAMVGCGAKPEEQPKEEGKVKIGLVLSTLDNPFFVTLKDGAVAKADELGYELIVLDSQNDPAKELGNVEDLLTQGVSAIMINPTDSDAVRNAVKAANNGNVPVITLDRGANGGEVVTHIASDNVAGGKMAGNYILEKLGKEAKVVELEGIAGTSAARDRGAGFNEALKGSNVEVVAKQVADFDRTKGLNVMENILQAQPEIDAVFAHNDEMALGALKAVEASGRDIKVVGFDATDDAVKSVKEGKMLATVAQQPSLIGELGVVMANKVVKGESVEEFVPVDLKLITE; this is encoded by the coding sequence ATGAAAAAAATTATTTCTATTTTATTAGTAGCCCTTTTAGTAGTGGGAGCTATGGTAGGTTGTGGAGCTAAGCCTGAAGAACAACCTAAAGAAGAAGGAAAGGTTAAAATCGGATTAGTATTATCAACATTAGACAATCCATTCTTTGTTACATTAAAAGATGGAGCAGTTGCAAAGGCAGATGAACTAGGATATGAATTAATTGTTTTAGACTCACAAAATGATCCAGCAAAGGAATTAGGAAACGTAGAAGATTTACTAACTCAAGGTGTTTCTGCTATAATGATTAACCCAACAGATTCTGATGCAGTTAGAAATGCAGTAAAGGCAGCTAACAATGGGAATGTACCAGTAATAACTCTAGATAGAGGAGCTAATGGTGGAGAAGTTGTAACTCATATTGCTTCAGATAATGTGGCTGGTGGAAAGATGGCTGGAAACTATATATTAGAAAAATTAGGTAAAGAAGCTAAAGTAGTAGAATTAGAAGGTATTGCAGGAACTTCAGCAGCTAGAGATAGAGGAGCTGGATTTAACGAAGCATTAAAGGGTTCTAATGTGGAAGTAGTTGCTAAGCAGGTTGCAGATTTTGATAGAACTAAGGGATTAAATGTAATGGAAAACATATTACAAGCTCAACCAGAAATAGATGCAGTGTTTGCTCACAATGATGAAATGGCTTTAGGAGCTCTTAAGGCAGTTGAAGCTTCTGGTAGAGATATTAAAGTAGTTGGATTTGATGCTACTGACGATGCAGTTAAATCTGTAAAAGAAGGTAAAATGTTAGCTACAGTTGCACAACAACCAAGCTTAATTGGAGAATTAGGTGTAGTTATGGCTAATAAGGTTGTAAAAGGTGAAAGTGTAGAAGAATTTGTTCCAGTAGACTTAAAATTAATAACAGAATAA
- the rbsC gene encoding ribose ABC transporter permease — translation MKINKDFLVKYKSVIALVIFSAIISMLNARFLTTSNILNILRQTTINGVIAAGMTFVILTGGIDLSVGSVVAFSGAVGAYLIASGSNVVVAVIGALVIGTIIGLINGIIITKGKVQPFIVTLATMTLLRGGTLVFTNGKPISLGYEKNADLFSAIGGGYLFKIPVPIYILIAVFILAYYVLTNTRLGRYTYALGGNEQAAKLSGINTEKMKCYIYMISGALAALAGVILTSRLSSAQPTAGSGYELDAIAAVVLGGTSLAGGVGSVFGTVIGALIIGVLSNALNLMNVTSYYQLMAKGIVILIAVLLDRKQK, via the coding sequence ATGAAAATAAATAAAGATTTCTTAGTAAAATACAAATCAGTAATTGCACTTGTAATATTTTCAGCAATAATATCTATGTTAAATGCAAGATTTTTAACCACTTCTAACATATTAAATATTTTAAGACAAACTACAATAAACGGAGTAATAGCAGCAGGGATGACCTTTGTAATATTAACAGGGGGTATAGATCTTTCAGTTGGTTCTGTAGTTGCGTTTTCCGGTGCTGTAGGAGCATACCTTATTGCAAGTGGATCCAATGTGGTGGTAGCTGTAATAGGAGCTCTTGTTATAGGTACTATTATAGGACTTATCAATGGTATAATAATAACAAAAGGAAAAGTACAACCCTTTATAGTTACCCTTGCAACTATGACTTTGCTAAGGGGAGGAACTCTTGTATTTACAAATGGAAAACCTATAAGCTTAGGATATGAAAAAAATGCAGATTTATTTAGTGCCATAGGTGGAGGATATTTATTTAAAATTCCTGTACCCATATATATATTAATTGCAGTATTTATATTAGCTTATTATGTTCTTACTAATACGAGATTAGGAAGATACACATATGCCCTAGGTGGTAATGAACAAGCAGCAAAATTATCTGGTATAAATACAGAAAAAATGAAATGCTATATATACATGATAAGTGGTGCATTAGCAGCCCTAGCAGGGGTAATACTAACTTCTAGACTATCATCAGCTCAACCTACTGCTGGAAGTGGATATGAATTAGATGCCATAGCTGCTGTTGTTTTAGGTGGTACAAGCCTAGCTGGTGGAGTGGGAAGTGTATTTGGAACTGTTATAGGGGCATTAATAATAGGAGTTTTAAGCAATGCTCTAAACTTAATGAATGTAACTTCCTATTATCAATTAATGGCTAAGGGTATAGTTATTTTAATAGCTGTACTTTTAGATAGAAAACAAAAGTAA